The uncultured Cohaesibacter sp. genome window below encodes:
- a CDS encoding AtpZ/AtpI family protein: protein MTGEKKAETPETTRQRGGEPELDTRRDSLDAELARIRQDQATKDRKSQSRDNNNGLAMAWRLGSEFVAGVLVGTAIGWLIDEWLGVRPWGMIIFLLLGFMAGMLNLLRSAGKLPPPGA from the coding sequence ATGACCGGTGAAAAGAAAGCGGAAACTCCGGAGACCACCAGGCAACGGGGCGGAGAGCCGGAGCTGGACACGCGCCGGGATTCCTTGGACGCTGAACTTGCCCGCATTCGGCAGGATCAGGCGACAAAGGACCGGAAGAGCCAGTCCCGCGATAACAACAATGGTCTTGCAATGGCATGGCGACTTGGGTCCGAATTTGTCGCAGGAGTACTTGTTGGGACAGCCATCGGCTGGCTGATTGATGAATGGCTGGGCGTGAGGCCGTGGGGGATGATCATCTTCCTGCTGCTCGGGTTCATGGCCGGAATGCTGAATTTGCTGCGCTCGGCGGGCAAGTTGCCGCCTCCGGGGGCTTGA